One window from the genome of Carnobacteriaceae bacterium zg-84 encodes:
- a CDS encoding TatD family hydrolase: MFFDTHTHVNVEAFELDLEETLQRANENGVTHFAVVGFDTPTIQKSLELSALHDNIYSIIGWHPTEAGVYTKAIEEKLQQQLIDKKVVALGEIGLDYHWMTSPKDVQEKVFRRQIAISREHRLPISIHTREAMEDTYRILKSEMFYGGIMHSFSGTVEDMYRFLDLGMHISLSGVVTFKKAVDLHDVAKKVPLDRLLIETDAPYLAPVPFRGKRNEPSYVRFVAEKIAELRECSIQEIAEATMKNAKELFELR, encoded by the coding sequence ATGTTTTTTGATACACATACACATGTGAATGTAGAGGCATTTGAGTTAGATTTAGAAGAAACACTGCAAAGAGCGAACGAAAATGGCGTTACGCACTTTGCTGTTGTTGGGTTTGATACGCCAACTATTCAAAAATCTTTAGAATTGAGTGCTTTACATGATAATATATATAGCATTATTGGCTGGCATCCAACAGAGGCGGGTGTTTACACAAAAGCCATTGAGGAAAAGCTGCAACAACAGTTAATTGATAAAAAAGTTGTGGCTTTAGGAGAAATTGGATTAGATTATCATTGGATGACAAGTCCAAAAGATGTCCAAGAGAAAGTATTTAGACGCCAAATTGCTATATCTAGAGAGCATCGTTTACCGATTAGTATTCATACAAGAGAGGCAATGGAGGATACGTATCGTATTTTGAAGAGCGAAATGTTTTATGGTGGTATTATGCACAGTTTTAGTGGGACGGTTGAGGATATGTACCGTTTTTTAGATTTGGGAATGCATATTTCACTAAGTGGTGTTGTGACATTTAAAAAAGCGGTTGATTTACATGACGTTGCAAAAAAAGTACCTTTAGATAGATTGTTGATTGAAACAGATGCTCCCTATTTAGCACCTGTTCCATTTCGTGGGAAAAGAAATGAACCAAGTTATGTACGTTTTGTGGCAGAAAAAATTGCTGAGTTACGAGAGTGTAGCATACAAGAAATTGCAGAGGCAACGATGAAAAATGCAAAGGAATTATTTGAATTAAGATGA
- the rnmV gene encoding ribonuclease M5, which translates to MKEIIVVEGRDDTRRLTEVFGKIDTIETNGSAIDEETLLLIEKAHQLRGVIVLTDPDFPGEKIRKIITQRVPNVKHAFLHVQEALPKGKGSLGVEHASDVALKRALHDVKVIVDDFSHDNITKSFLMRCSLIGSEQSAYLRQALSKQLGIGHVNGKQLEKRLNMFGISKEDVLNVLTKIVEEENIKNG; encoded by the coding sequence ATGAAAGAGATAATTGTTGTTGAAGGTAGAGATGATACAAGACGATTGACCGAAGTTTTTGGGAAAATAGATACCATTGAAACGAATGGTTCCGCTATTGATGAAGAAACATTATTGTTAATTGAAAAGGCGCATCAGCTACGTGGGGTCATTGTATTAACTGATCCCGATTTTCCGGGTGAAAAAATTCGGAAAATCATCACTCAAAGAGTGCCAAACGTTAAACATGCTTTTCTTCATGTACAAGAGGCGTTGCCAAAAGGAAAAGGTAGTCTTGGTGTTGAGCATGCTAGTGATGTAGCTTTAAAAAGAGCATTACATGACGTGAAAGTAATTGTTGATGATTTTTCACATGATAATATTACAAAATCCTTTTTAATGAGATGTTCACTGATTGGGAGTGAGCAATCGGCTTATTTACGACAAGCGTTAAGTAAGCAATTAGGGATTGGGCATGTTAATGGTAAACAGTTAGAAAAAAGATTGAATATGTTTGGTATATCAAAAGAAGATGTATTAAATGTTTTAACGAAGATAGTAGAGGAAGAGAATATCAAAAATGGATAA
- the rsmA gene encoding 16S rRNA (adenine(1518)-N(6)/adenine(1519)-N(6))-dimethyltransferase RsmA → MDKKKDIATPTRTADILKKYGLFMKKSLGQNFLIEPNILTRIVDVAEIDEDTNVIEVGPGIGALTERLARVANHVLAFEIDDRLIPILSDTLSEYHNVTVLHQDILKADLNTSVIEHLNMSKKLSVVANLPYYITTPIIMRFLEADLQIDTFVMMMQKEVAERMTAKVGTKAYGSLTIAIQYCMMSEIAFIVPKTVFSPQPNVDSAILKLTRRQQPLVNVTDEAFFFDLIKSAFVQRRKTLWNNLQHRFGKTETIKEWLMTSLSQANIEPSVRAEALSIEQFATLANIMVLHKP, encoded by the coding sequence ATGGATAAAAAGAAAGATATAGCGACACCGACTAGAACAGCCGATATTTTAAAAAAATATGGTTTGTTTATGAAAAAGAGTTTAGGTCAGAATTTTTTGATTGAACCAAATATTTTAACGCGTATTGTTGATGTAGCAGAGATTGATGAGGACACAAATGTCATTGAAGTAGGTCCGGGAATTGGTGCGTTAACAGAACGTTTGGCACGAGTAGCCAATCATGTACTGGCTTTTGAAATAGATGATAGACTCATTCCTATTTTATCAGACACATTAAGTGAGTATCATAATGTGACTGTCTTACATCAAGATATTTTAAAAGCCGATTTAAATACCTCTGTTATAGAGCATTTAAATATGTCTAAAAAATTAAGTGTTGTTGCTAATTTGCCTTATTACATTACAACACCGATTATTATGCGTTTTTTAGAGGCTGATTTACAAATTGATACATTTGTTATGATGATGCAAAAAGAAGTGGCTGAACGTATGACAGCTAAAGTTGGAACAAAAGCATATGGCTCATTAACGATTGCTATTCAATATTGTATGATGTCTGAAATTGCGTTCATTGTTCCTAAAACAGTATTTTCTCCACAACCAAATGTCGATTCGGCTATTCTTAAATTAACAAGACGACAACAACCATTGGTCAATGTTACTGATGAGGCATTTTTCTTTGATTTAATTAAATCAGCATTTGTACAACGTCGTAAAACATTGTGGAATAATTTACAGCACAGATTTGGTAAAACGGAAACGATTAAAGAATGGCTTATGACGAGTTTGAGTCAAGCCAATATAGAACCGAGTGTACGTGCCGAAGCATTAAGCATTGAACAATTTGCTACCTTGGCAAATATCATGGTATTACATAAACCTTAA
- a CDS encoding response regulator transcription factor — translation MRILVVDDEREIVDLLTIYLRKENYQVSKAYDGMSALKKLEEHADIKLIILDIMMPKKDGISVLRALREANNHVPVLLLSAKGSDMDKIKGFNLGADDYVSKPFHPLEIMARVKLLLRRYDTQLPTQEDDIQVGPLIIKKESHEVLFSGENIPLTALEFGILHLLASYPNKVFSAEEIFEKVWKQESIVSAKTVMVHVSHLRDKLEEATGGEKIVETVWGVGYKISKN, via the coding sequence ATGCGTATTTTAGTTGTAGATGATGAAAGAGAAATTGTTGATTTATTAACCATTTATTTGCGAAAAGAAAATTATCAAGTGTCAAAAGCTTATGACGGTATGAGTGCTTTAAAAAAACTTGAAGAACATGCCGATATTAAATTGATTATTTTAGATATTATGATGCCTAAAAAAGATGGGATTTCTGTTTTAAGAGCGCTTCGAGAAGCGAATAATCATGTGCCTGTATTATTATTGAGTGCTAAAGGAAGCGACATGGATAAAATTAAAGGTTTCAATCTTGGTGCTGATGACTATGTGTCAAAACCGTTCCATCCTCTTGAAATTATGGCACGTGTAAAATTATTGTTACGTCGATATGATACACAATTACCAACGCAAGAAGATGATATACAGGTTGGGCCGTTGATTATAAAAAAAGAATCTCACGAAGTGTTATTTTCAGGAGAAAATATTCCATTAACAGCACTAGAATTTGGTATTTTACACTTATTGGCAAGTTATCCTAATAAAGTGTTTAGTGCTGAAGAAATTTTTGAAAAAGTGTGGAAGCAAGAAAGTATTGTTTCTGCAAAAACGGTCATGGTACACGTTAGTCATTTAAGGGATAAATTAGAGGAAGCAACAGGTGGTGAAAAAATTGTTGAAACCGTTTGGGGTGTTGGATACAAAATATCAAAAAATTAA
- a CDS encoding HAMP domain-containing histidine kinase — protein MLKPFGVLDTKYQKIKHKWKRLKALDKKQLNHLVVEGLITLTAILFIYFGCLFLFNKLLFPLPNEPFYALHLRQVFGITHQMIGVYRQIFTVVMILGAIWFTYWRLSRRYRQYELSHILEELDYIASGNYHHRISEDLLGRMRKVAISINKLVDSTVSAMEEERHIEQTKNELITNVSHDIRTPLTSIIGYLSLIEESDEIDEEELKQYVHVAYMKSLQMKRLADNLFDYIKMQDYKEEWQYQHIPIKNFLTQIVVENELEALEKDMTIDIDVTPSNLLVQMNGEQMVRVYDNLISNALKYSQAKRLQLTARQENNGVILEVKNDGQMIDSDVMNKLFVRFYRGDQSRSSQISGSGLGLAIVESIILHHQGHIDVYSTPSETVFRIWLPQTVVTK, from the coding sequence TTGTTGAAACCGTTTGGGGTGTTGGATACAAAATATCAAAAAATTAAACATAAATGGAAACGACTAAAGGCACTTGATAAAAAGCAATTAAATCATTTAGTTGTAGAGGGTTTAATCACATTAACAGCGATTCTTTTTATTTATTTTGGATGCTTATTTTTATTTAATAAATTATTATTTCCACTACCTAATGAACCGTTTTATGCGTTACATCTTCGACAAGTATTTGGTATTACACATCAAATGATTGGGGTATATCGTCAGATTTTTACAGTGGTTATGATTTTAGGTGCTATTTGGTTTACATACTGGCGATTGAGTAGACGATATAGACAATATGAATTAAGTCATATTTTAGAAGAGTTAGATTATATTGCTTCGGGTAATTATCATCATCGTATATCAGAAGACTTATTGGGACGTATGAGAAAAGTAGCAATTAGTATCAATAAACTCGTCGATAGTACCGTATCGGCAATGGAAGAAGAACGACATATTGAACAAACAAAAAATGAACTCATAACGAATGTGAGTCATGATATTAGAACACCTCTCACATCTATTATTGGGTATTTAAGTTTGATTGAAGAATCGGATGAGATTGATGAAGAAGAATTGAAACAATACGTGCATGTTGCTTATATGAAATCTTTGCAAATGAAGCGTTTGGCAGATAATTTATTTGATTATATAAAAATGCAAGACTACAAAGAAGAATGGCAATATCAACATATTCCTATAAAAAATTTTTTGACACAAATTGTTGTGGAGAATGAATTAGAAGCATTGGAAAAAGATATGACGATTGATATTGATGTGACACCGTCCAATTTACTCGTTCAAATGAATGGAGAACAAATGGTAAGAGTGTACGATAATCTCATTTCTAATGCATTAAAATATAGTCAAGCCAAACGATTACAGCTCACGGCAAGACAAGAAAATAATGGTGTTATTTTAGAAGTTAAAAATGACGGACAAATGATTGACTCAGATGTGATGAATAAACTTTTTGTTCGTTTTTATCGAGGGGATCAATCACGTTCAAGTCAAATTAGTGGTTCGGGTTTAGGGCTAGCAATTGTAGAAAGTATCATTTTACATCATCAAGGACATATTGATGTTTATTCAACACCCTCGGAAACTGTCTTTCGTATTTGGTTACCACAAACAGTCGTTACTAAATAA
- a CDS encoding trypsin-like peptidase domain-containing protein, which yields MSEYNEQTVEEQLIENEEQPILVEKPHKKTASPIKIGLISGIAGSLLGASLIMGGLYIQQATTRPTQQPANITSVTKTVSSPKAETSITSAIEKVQGAIVSIAKYQSNTENNLFGLSGASNGLQKAGEGSGVIYKVSGDTAYIVTNNHVIENAQELEVLLKNGKTVQAELVGTDKLTDLAVLKIQSSDVSTTASFANSDELKVGETALAIGSPLGSKLASTVTKGIISAVNRSVDIDTNGDKQPDWTMETIQTDAAINPGNSGGALVDENGNVIGINSMKISDTSVEGIGFAIPSNQVVKIIEELENKGKISRPYLGVGLVDMTDVSTTQRKRLLSLPENVTEGVVISQVQENSSADNAGLKQYDVIIKWNGEDIKNAVSLRKHLYSHAIGEKVTLDVYRNGKLEKVTVTLTTNQNMN from the coding sequence ATGAGTGAATATAACGAACAAACAGTAGAAGAACAACTAATAGAAAATGAAGAACAACCTATACTCGTTGAAAAACCACACAAAAAGACCGCTTCTCCTATTAAAATAGGGCTGATTTCTGGTATAGCTGGTAGTTTATTAGGGGCATCTCTTATCATGGGTGGATTATATATACAGCAAGCCACAACTCGCCCTACACAGCAACCAGCAAATATTACATCTGTTACAAAAACCGTATCATCTCCAAAGGCAGAAACATCTATAACAAGTGCCATTGAAAAAGTACAAGGTGCTATTGTTTCTATCGCAAAATATCAGTCTAATACCGAAAATAATTTATTTGGTCTATCTGGTGCTTCAAATGGTTTACAAAAAGCCGGTGAAGGAAGTGGTGTTATTTATAAAGTATCTGGCGATACAGCTTATATTGTTACGAATAACCACGTTATTGAAAACGCACAAGAATTAGAAGTATTATTAAAAAACGGAAAAACGGTACAAGCTGAACTTGTTGGTACGGATAAACTAACAGATTTAGCTGTATTAAAAATTCAAAGTAGCGATGTGTCTACAACAGCTAGTTTTGCCAATTCTGATGAACTAAAAGTTGGAGAAACAGCCCTTGCGATTGGCTCTCCTCTAGGTTCTAAATTAGCATCTACTGTCACAAAAGGAATTATATCTGCTGTCAATCGCAGCGTAGATATTGATACAAATGGCGATAAACAACCTGACTGGACAATGGAAACCATTCAAACAGATGCAGCTATCAATCCGGGGAATTCTGGTGGTGCTTTAGTGGATGAAAATGGGAATGTCATCGGTATTAACTCCATGAAAATCTCCGACACATCCGTAGAAGGTATCGGGTTTGCCATTCCAAGTAATCAAGTTGTGAAAATTATTGAAGAACTTGAAAACAAAGGAAAAATTTCAAGACCTTATTTAGGTGTTGGTTTAGTTGATATGACTGATGTTTCTACAACACAACGCAAACGTTTATTATCATTACCAGAAAACGTAACAGAAGGTGTCGTAATTAGCCAAGTCCAAGAAAATTCTTCTGCTGATAATGCAGGTCTAAAACAATACGATGTCATCATAAAATGGAATGGCGAAGACATTAAAAATGCTGTATCACTTAGAAAACATTTATATAGTCACGCAATTGGCGAAAAAGTCACACTAGATGTTTACAGAAATGGAAAACTCGAAAAAGTCACTGTCACACTGACAACAAACCAAAACATGAATTAA
- a CDS encoding YihA family ribosome biogenesis GTP-binding protein: protein MKVNYADIVISAVSQKQYPTTQYPEVALAGRSNVGKSSFINKLVNRKNLARTSSKPGKTQTLNFYDIEHSFYFVDVPGYGYARVSKTEREKWGHMLEEYFTQRNTLKKVYLLMDFRHDPTAEDVQMKEFVDYYNIPFQIIATKIDKVPRGKWNKHESTFRKKLQLSHDDKIILFSAETGEGKDAAWESITQAIQEEHNA, encoded by the coding sequence ATGAAAGTCAATTATGCAGATATTGTCATTAGTGCTGTATCTCAAAAACAATATCCAACAACACAATATCCTGAGGTTGCTTTGGCAGGACGTTCCAATGTTGGTAAATCATCTTTTATCAATAAATTAGTCAATCGTAAAAATTTAGCAAGAACATCTAGCAAACCAGGAAAAACACAAACACTTAACTTTTATGATATTGAACATTCTTTTTATTTTGTAGATGTTCCCGGATACGGTTATGCTCGTGTATCAAAAACCGAACGTGAAAAATGGGGACATATGTTAGAAGAATATTTCACACAACGAAACACATTAAAAAAAGTCTATTTACTCATGGATTTTAGACATGACCCAACAGCTGAAGATGTTCAAATGAAAGAATTTGTCGACTATTACAATATCCCTTTCCAAATTATTGCGACAAAAATTGATAAAGTTCCTCGTGGAAAATGGAACAAACACGAGTCCACTTTTAGAAAAAAATTACAGCTTTCTCATGATGATAAGATTATTTTATTTTCTGCTGAAACTGGCGAAGGAAAAGATGCTGCTTGGGAAAGTATTACACAAGCCATTCAAGAAGAACATAACGCCTAA
- a CDS encoding MATE family efflux transporter, whose translation MTTKEFYREYIKIVIPLMFQGLVTTLVAMVDNLMVGQLGDLAIAAVAMSNRILGIVLFTLFGIAAASSVFIAQFYGARDKEMQKEAFRTSLILSSGLVFVSFLVLLLIPETVVHFFVQDIEIERLAVAYIRIMILGFVPYLLTINYGTALKVVGQVRLPLVASLSGVVLNTCLNYVLIFGNFGFSAMGVEGAAIATVFARLLEFGIIYYVVYTTGFDFNTKFKDIFKVDRALFKDVCYKAVPLAVNEIIWAFGQATILKLYGVRGSNVIAALSISDTTTSIFYSITQGISAATPVLVSQRLGAGKLDEAYQNGKMLLKTIGFVAACLGLIMFGMSHIVPNLYQVSKASHDLAVQMIQLTGMFFWIYLTGAQNYFIMRAGGDMKSTLLMDGGFKWGVTIPVMAILAYFTQFSAIAIFMCTQVCEFIQMCVGLRFFFKKRWLKNLTVKGNR comes from the coding sequence ATGACGACAAAAGAATTTTATAGAGAATATATTAAAATTGTCATTCCGTTGATGTTTCAAGGTTTGGTCACGACATTGGTGGCTATGGTGGATAATTTAATGGTTGGGCAACTAGGAGATTTAGCTATTGCAGCAGTTGCCATGAGTAACCGAATTTTAGGAATAGTCCTGTTTACCTTATTTGGCATTGCGGCAGCGTCTAGTGTGTTTATTGCACAGTTTTATGGTGCACGAGATAAAGAAATGCAAAAAGAAGCCTTTAGAACATCGCTTATTTTATCATCGGGATTAGTGTTCGTATCTTTTCTTGTTTTATTATTGATACCTGAAACAGTTGTGCATTTTTTTGTACAAGATATTGAAATTGAACGCCTCGCCGTAGCGTATATTCGCATTATGATTTTAGGATTTGTACCCTATTTATTAACAATCAATTATGGAACAGCGCTAAAAGTAGTTGGACAAGTACGCTTACCGCTTGTTGCCAGTTTAAGCGGTGTTGTCTTGAATACATGTTTGAACTATGTTCTTATTTTTGGGAATTTTGGTTTTTCGGCAATGGGCGTAGAAGGTGCGGCTATCGCAACAGTTTTTGCAAGACTATTGGAATTTGGTATTATTTATTATGTTGTCTATACAACAGGTTTTGATTTTAATACGAAGTTTAAAGATATTTTTAAAGTAGATAGAGCGTTATTTAAAGACGTTTGTTACAAAGCTGTTCCACTAGCTGTCAATGAAATTATTTGGGCATTTGGACAAGCGACTATTTTGAAATTATATGGAGTAAGAGGAAGTAATGTTATTGCAGCCTTATCTATTTCGGATACGACTACTTCTATTTTTTATTCTATTACACAAGGTATTTCAGCGGCGACACCAGTATTGGTGTCACAGCGTTTGGGTGCTGGTAAATTAGATGAGGCTTATCAGAATGGAAAAATGTTGTTAAAAACTATTGGATTTGTTGCAGCATGTTTAGGATTGATAATGTTTGGTATGAGTCATATTGTACCGAACTTGTATCAAGTATCCAAAGCATCACATGATTTAGCGGTACAAATGATACAACTAACCGGTATGTTTTTTTGGATTTATTTAACAGGTGCACAAAATTATTTTATTATGCGTGCCGGTGGCGATATGAAATCTACATTATTAATGGACGGTGGGTTTAAATGGGGAGTTACCATTCCTGTTATGGCAATATTAGCCTATTTCACACAGTTTTCAGCTATTGCTATTTTTATGTGTACACAAGTTTGTGAATTTATTCAAATGTGTGTTGGATTACGCTTTTTCTTTAAGAAACGATGGTTGAAAAATTTAACAGTAAAAGGCAATCGGTAG
- a CDS encoding DNA topoisomerase 3 translates to MSKTLVLAEKPSVAKDLARVLGATQKQKAYFEGKNYIVTWALGHLMTLKLPEDIDKDWQKWDMATLPMIPKEIGIKPLPKTTHQLKAIKELVQRKDVKDIVIATDAGREGELVARWILAFAKCQKPMYRLWISSQTDKAIKQGFAALKPANEYDALYQSAIARAKADWLVGLNVTRALTVKYEDNLSAGRVQTPTLALVREQEKKIETFVPKTYFVVNVQYKQLKAMFQKQFDTREEAERFMETVKKGVVLEVKEKTHVEKAPLPYDLTELQKEANQRYQFSAKKTLSIVQSLYETHKIVTYPRTDSKYLTTDMQATMKERLQAIAKYDERAKEYINLGGKVIQTAVFQNDKVSDHHALIPTEQMPNLSKLSSDENKIYRFIVERFLGLFAPHHQVKSVSIKVQFNDKQECIFKENSVLVQGWKQQEVSRVSVDVKQGDILYVQTSCEKKVTTPPSALSEGTLLGAMEKHSLGTPATRAEIIEKLIKSDLMERQAVTLRVTPKGKQLLQLVNPSLVTPTLTEQWEKSLEKIAHGKERSDSFLKDIEKSTRHLVEEIKGSEVAYKDFTITSKKCPECQSLLRERNGKDGKRYVCTNAECSYQRRKDPKVSNHRCPQCHKKMEIIDGKNGAFFKCKFCSITEKLESKSQRQQKLSKHEEKRLLQKINAKQETVESPFAVLKQLANDKVE, encoded by the coding sequence ATGAGTAAGACATTAGTATTGGCAGAAAAGCCGAGTGTTGCAAAAGACTTAGCACGTGTTTTAGGAGCAACACAAAAACAAAAAGCCTATTTTGAAGGAAAAAATTATATTGTCACATGGGCTTTGGGGCATTTGATGACATTGAAATTACCCGAAGATATTGACAAAGATTGGCAAAAATGGGATATGGCAACATTACCTATGATTCCTAAAGAAATTGGTATAAAACCATTGCCTAAAACAACACATCAATTAAAAGCCATTAAAGAATTGGTACAACGAAAAGATGTGAAAGATATTGTGATTGCGACCGATGCCGGACGTGAAGGAGAGTTAGTCGCAAGGTGGATACTAGCATTTGCTAAGTGTCAAAAGCCGATGTATCGTCTGTGGATTTCATCTCAAACAGATAAGGCAATTAAGCAAGGATTTGCGGCATTAAAACCGGCAAACGAGTATGATGCTTTATACCAATCAGCCATCGCTCGAGCAAAAGCTGATTGGTTGGTAGGGTTGAATGTAACACGTGCATTGACGGTGAAATATGAAGATAATCTTTCTGCCGGACGTGTGCAAACACCAACATTAGCATTGGTACGTGAACAAGAGAAAAAAATAGAAACGTTTGTACCTAAGACGTATTTTGTTGTGAATGTTCAATATAAACAGTTAAAAGCAATGTTTCAAAAGCAATTCGACACTAGAGAGGAAGCAGAACGCTTTATGGAAACAGTGAAAAAAGGTGTTGTTTTAGAGGTAAAAGAAAAAACACATGTGGAAAAAGCACCGTTACCGTACGACTTGACAGAATTGCAAAAGGAAGCGAATCAACGGTATCAATTCTCGGCTAAAAAAACATTGTCAATTGTACAAAGTTTATATGAAACACATAAAATTGTGACGTATCCTAGAACGGACAGTAAGTATTTGACAACAGATATGCAAGCAACCATGAAAGAAAGACTTCAAGCTATTGCCAAGTATGACGAACGAGCAAAAGAGTATATCAACTTGGGCGGGAAAGTGATACAAACCGCTGTATTCCAAAACGACAAAGTTAGTGATCATCATGCACTTATTCCAACAGAACAAATGCCAAACTTGTCTAAATTATCATCTGATGAAAACAAAATTTATCGCTTTATTGTTGAGCGTTTTTTAGGTTTATTTGCACCACATCATCAAGTGAAAAGTGTGTCTATTAAAGTCCAATTTAATGACAAACAAGAATGTATCTTTAAAGAAAACAGTGTCCTTGTTCAAGGTTGGAAACAGCAAGAAGTCAGTCGTGTGTCTGTGGACGTAAAACAAGGCGATATACTATATGTTCAAACGAGCTGCGAGAAAAAAGTCACTACCCCTCCGAGTGCTTTGTCAGAGGGAACATTATTGGGTGCCATGGAAAAACACAGTTTAGGTACACCAGCAACACGAGCAGAAATTATTGAAAAATTGATTAAATCTGACTTAATGGAAAGACAAGCCGTGACATTGAGAGTAACACCTAAAGGAAAACAGTTGTTACAACTTGTTAATCCTTCTCTTGTGACACCGACTTTAACAGAGCAGTGGGAAAAATCTCTTGAAAAAATTGCCCATGGCAAAGAGCGTTCAGACAGCTTTTTAAAAGATATTGAAAAAAGTACACGACATCTAGTAGAGGAAATTAAGGGGAGTGAGGTTGCTTACAAAGACTTCACGATTACGTCCAAAAAATGCCCAGAATGCCAATCTTTATTGCGTGAACGTAATGGAAAAGATGGCAAGCGTTATGTATGTACGAATGCTGAATGTTCATACCAACGACGTAAAGACCCTAAAGTATCGAATCATCGTTGCCCGCAATGCCATAAAAAAATGGAAATCATTGACGGTAAAAATGGAGCATTTTTCAAATGTAAATTCTGTTCCATTACAGAAAAACTAGAAAGCAAATCACAACGTCAACAAAAATTAAGCAAACACGAAGAAAAAAGATTGTTACAAAAAATCAATGCTAAACAAGAAACTGTTGAAAGTCCATTTGCTGTGTTAAAACAATTAGCGAATGATAAGGTAGAGTAA